A single window of Chloracidobacterium thermophilum B DNA harbors:
- the rplX gene encoding 50S ribosomal protein L24, producing MKSNKLSKNLRVGDSVILISGKDKRKIGLVKKIDRSNLRLLVEGISMSKKHIKKTSQNNGGIIEEETWLSFSKVKKQ from the coding sequence ATGAAAAGTAATAAGCTATCAAAAAATTTGAGAGTTGGTGACAGTGTAATCTTGATTTCCGGTAAAGATAAGCGTAAGATAGGCTTGGTTAAGAAAATAGACCGCAGCAATCTGCGACTGCTTGTCGAAGGAATCTCAATGAGTAAAAAACACATCAAGAAAACTTCCCAAAACAATGGAGGTATTATAGAAGAAGAAACTTGGCTTTCTTTCTCGAAGGTCAAGAAGCAATAA
- a CDS encoding 50S ribosomal protein L6, whose protein sequence is MEKFSALFTSFSTVPLLKTMSRIGSRPIQISGLSVKIENGTLSIAKGEVSFKLKINEGLRVDILDGHLRVVSLNNSSHQYQGLLRTLINNAITGLQSKFSVDLDLVGVGYKVDKKDNKLVFSLGYSHPVEYHLPDGIDCIIEKLQKPIQQYQATLTIKGSDKELVGQVAANLVKLRVPDAYKGKGIRYASKPILLKPGKSGGKGGKK, encoded by the coding sequence GTGGAGAAGTTCTCTGCCTTGTTTACTAGTTTTTCTACAGTGCCTTTACTGAAAACAATGTCAAGAATAGGTAGTCGTCCAATTCAAATCTCTGGGCTCTCTGTAAAAATAGAAAATGGTACTCTTTCTATAGCGAAGGGTGAAGTTTCATTTAAGTTGAAAATCAATGAAGGTCTAAGGGTAGATATTCTGGATGGACATCTTCGGGTTGTGTCACTCAATAACTCAAGTCATCAATATCAAGGATTGTTGAGGACTCTAATTAACAACGCTATTACTGGACTTCAATCCAAGTTCTCAGTTGACTTGGACTTAGTTGGTGTTGGCTACAAAGTAGATAAGAAAGACAATAAACTTGTCTTTAGTCTAGGCTACTCCCATCCAGTAGAATACCACCTTCCAGATGGTATAGATTGCATTATTGAAAAGTTACAAAAACCAATACAGCAGTACCAAGCCACACTGACGATTAAGGGTTCTGATAAGGAGCTTGTTGGACAAGTTGCAGCGAATCTAGTAAAACTGAGAGTTCCTGATGCCTACAAAGGCAAAGGCATTCGTTATGCTAGTAAGCCAATCCTCCTGAAACCAGGAAAATCTGGTGGCAAAGGAGGAAAGAAGTAG
- the rpsQ gene encoding 30S ribosomal protein S17: protein MKSKKVEKVGFVVSAKNKKTVTVKVERLVMHPIYKKYVRRSSKFLAHDELSCKVGDKVRIVESRPLSARKRWVVKELMSKVH, encoded by the coding sequence ATGAAAAGTAAAAAAGTTGAGAAAGTGGGCTTTGTTGTCAGTGCAAAAAACAAAAAAACAGTCACGGTAAAAGTAGAGCGCTTAGTCATGCATCCAATATACAAGAAGTATGTTCGACGTAGCTCAAAATTTCTAGCTCATGATGAACTTTCCTGTAAAGTCGGAGACAAGGTAAGAATAGTTGAATCTCGTCCCTTGTCTGCAAGGAAGCGATGGGTGGTCAAGGAGTTAATGAGTAAAGTCCACTAG
- the rplB gene encoding 50S ribosomal protein L2 codes for MPIKSVKPTSPARRFQTFIVDSELSRERPLKSLTEKKRKISGRNSDGRITTRHRGGGHKRLYRIIDFKRDKLGIPGKVARIEYDPNRSSRIALVNYIDGEKRYIIAPNGLKVGQFVLSGPDADIIPGNALPISKIPLGTDLHNIELKPGRGGQLVRAAGAKAQLIAKDDEMAQLRMPSGEVRKIPVNCYATIGQVGNLDHENVSLGKAGRARWRGLRPEVRGVAMNPVDHPHGGGEGKTSGGRHPVTPWGMPTRGYKTRRNKQTEKYIVRRRK; via the coding sequence ATGCCAATCAAGAGTGTAAAACCTACATCACCTGCGAGGCGCTTTCAGACGTTTATCGTTGATTCTGAACTATCACGTGAGCGTCCGCTCAAGTCCTTAACGGAGAAGAAGAGGAAGATTTCAGGTAGAAATAGCGATGGGAGAATTACAACCCGTCACCGAGGTGGGGGGCACAAGCGTCTATACAGAATCATAGACTTCAAACGCGATAAGCTTGGGATACCTGGTAAGGTAGCAAGAATTGAGTATGATCCAAATCGATCCTCAAGGATCGCACTTGTAAACTATATTGATGGCGAAAAGCGTTATATAATTGCACCGAACGGCCTCAAAGTAGGCCAGTTCGTGTTATCTGGTCCTGACGCAGACATTATCCCTGGTAATGCACTTCCGATATCTAAGATACCGCTTGGAACCGACTTGCACAACATTGAACTCAAGCCAGGGAGGGGAGGGCAGTTAGTTAGAGCAGCCGGAGCAAAAGCACAACTTATTGCTAAGGATGATGAAATGGCTCAGTTGCGCATGCCGTCTGGTGAAGTGAGAAAAATCCCTGTCAATTGCTATGCAACAATTGGGCAAGTAGGTAATTTGGATCATGAGAATGTATCTCTTGGAAAGGCAGGACGGGCACGGTGGCGGGGATTACGCCCAGAGGTTCGTGGGGTTGCCATGAATCCAGTAGATCACCCACATGGTGGCGGAGAGGGAAAAACCTCAGGTGGAAGACATCCTGTTACTCCTTGGGGAATGCCGACACGTGGTTACAAAACCCGGCGTAACAAGCAGACAGAGAAGTATATAGTTCGGCGTAGGAAGTAG
- the rpsS gene encoding 30S ribosomal protein S19 — protein sequence MPRSIRKGPFVDNSIRDILQQLRETNERRVIKTWSRRSTIIPDMVGHTFAVHNGKKFIPVFISENMVGHKLGEFAPTRTFKGHAGDKNEKSAKRR from the coding sequence ATGCCTCGATCAATAAGAAAGGGACCATTTGTAGATAATTCTATACGTGATATTCTCCAGCAGCTGAGAGAAACAAACGAAAGACGTGTCATCAAAACCTGGTCGAGGAGGTCAACAATAATACCAGATATGGTTGGGCACACCTTTGCTGTACACAATGGAAAAAAATTCATCCCTGTATTTATATCTGAGAATATGGTAGGTCACAAACTAGGTGAATTTGCCCCAACACGTACGTTCAAAGGCCATGCAGGGGATAAAAACGAGAAATCGGCTAAGCGTAGGTAG
- the rpsH gene encoding 30S ribosomal protein S8, which translates to MTDPISDLLTRIRNATQAGHLKVDVNYSKIKAEIVRILKEEGYINNYKITGEGHKRTIRIYIRYAQSSEPAIRHLSRVSRPGRRVYVNVNRIPRPLNGLGTCILSTSRGILTGKEAYLKHVGGEVLCLVY; encoded by the coding sequence ATGACTGACCCAATAAGCGACCTCCTAACTAGAATTAGGAATGCTACACAAGCAGGGCACCTAAAAGTAGATGTTAATTACTCTAAGATTAAGGCCGAGATTGTCAGGATTCTAAAAGAAGAAGGTTATATTAATAACTATAAAATTACAGGTGAGGGTCATAAACGTACAATACGAATTTACATCAGGTATGCTCAGTCTTCTGAACCTGCAATCAGGCATCTTTCCAGAGTCTCCCGCCCGGGAAGAAGGGTTTATGTTAATGTAAATAGAATACCTCGTCCTCTTAATGGTCTTGGTACTTGCATACTCAGCACCTCGCGCGGCATACTGACTGGTAAGGAAGCCTATCTGAAGCACGTCGGTGGAGAAGTTCTCTGCCTTGTTTACTAG
- the rplN gene encoding 50S ribosomal protein L14, producing the protein MIQMRTILDVADNSGARKISCILPLGGSVGRRATLGDIITANVKEVSSDGTIKKGQVVKAVIVRTRKEVRRKDGSYVRFDQNAAVLVKKGSEGWDPVGTRVSGPIARELRDKKFMKIISLAPEVV; encoded by the coding sequence ATGATACAGATGCGTACTATACTTGATGTTGCTGACAACTCAGGTGCAAGAAAAATATCTTGTATTTTACCACTCGGTGGCTCGGTTGGGAGAAGAGCCACTCTTGGGGACATTATTACTGCAAATGTTAAGGAGGTATCTTCTGATGGTACTATCAAGAAGGGGCAAGTTGTAAAGGCTGTTATTGTGAGGACTCGCAAGGAAGTACGCAGGAAAGACGGCAGCTATGTTCGTTTCGATCAGAACGCGGCTGTTTTAGTAAAGAAAGGTAGCGAGGGATGGGATCCTGTGGGGACTCGTGTTTCGGGGCCGATTGCTAGGGAGCTAAGGGACAAGAAGTTCATGAAGATAATTTCACTGGCACCTGAGGTAGTATGA
- the rplP gene encoding 50S ribosomal protein L16, whose protein sequence is MAEYKSPKKTKYRKQQRGRRSGLATSGARISFGQFGIKALEPAWITSRQIEAARIAISRSLKRGGKIWIRIFPDKPVTKKPAETRMGKGKGAPEGWVAVVKPGRILFEVEGVSEELARDAMYLAAQKLPIKVKFVQRDSENGAIL, encoded by the coding sequence ATGGCTGAATACAAATCTCCTAAAAAGACAAAGTACAGAAAACAGCAAAGAGGACGCCGTTCAGGTTTAGCAACATCAGGTGCTAGGATTAGTTTTGGACAGTTCGGCATAAAGGCTCTAGAACCTGCCTGGATAACCAGTCGTCAGATAGAAGCTGCTAGAATAGCTATATCGCGTTCTCTTAAAAGAGGTGGGAAAATATGGATTAGGATTTTCCCAGACAAGCCTGTTACCAAGAAGCCAGCAGAAACCCGAATGGGTAAAGGAAAGGGAGCTCCTGAGGGTTGGGTAGCAGTGGTCAAACCCGGGAGAATACTTTTCGAGGTCGAAGGAGTGAGTGAAGAGTTGGCCCGTGATGCTATGTACCTAGCTGCTCAAAAGCTGCCAATAAAAGTGAAGTTTGTTCAACGAGACTCAGAGAACGGAGCAATACTGTAA
- the rplE gene encoding 50S ribosomal protein L5 yields MAFFLEGQEAIIFYRNRLSSGMLTAREKAISQMCKTFGYKNVMSVPRLEKIVINMGLGKDYVLSKNLKVLETGLQELALITGQKPVVTRAKSSIASFKLREQDPVGVMVTLRGKRMYEFFERLVKIALPRVRDFRGVSTKSFDGRGNYTLGIKEQIVFPEIDIAKVDKLRGMNITFVTSAQTDAEAQELLSCLGMPFRK; encoded by the coding sequence TTGGCTTTCTTTCTCGAAGGTCAAGAAGCAATAATCTTCTATAGAAATCGTTTGAGTAGTGGTATGTTGACGGCAAGAGAAAAAGCGATAAGTCAAATGTGTAAAACATTTGGATATAAGAATGTTATGTCGGTACCGAGACTAGAAAAAATAGTTATTAACATGGGTCTCGGTAAAGACTATGTACTCTCAAAAAACCTGAAGGTTCTTGAGACGGGTCTACAGGAGCTTGCGCTCATTACAGGTCAAAAGCCGGTGGTAACCCGTGCCAAGTCATCAATTGCCTCCTTCAAGCTACGTGAACAAGACCCAGTTGGAGTAATGGTCACTTTACGCGGTAAAAGGATGTATGAGTTCTTTGAACGCCTAGTTAAGATAGCACTACCACGTGTACGTGACTTCCGGGGAGTATCTACCAAGTCATTTGATGGTCGTGGAAACTATACTCTTGGTATAAAAGAACAGATTGTTTTTCCTGAGATAGACATCGCCAAGGTTGATAAGCTTAGAGGAATGAATATAACCTTTGTTACTTCAGCTCAAACTGACGCAGAAGCACAAGAGCTTTTATCTTGCCTTGGAATGCCATTTAGGAAATGA
- the rpmC gene encoding 50S ribosomal protein L29, which translates to MTLNEIRSKSVRELITLEKEMKLELTRLSIKKNLGIREAANKLPIVRKNIARIKTVIGEKRTREK; encoded by the coding sequence ATGACACTAAATGAGATTCGTTCAAAGTCTGTACGTGAACTGATTACCCTTGAAAAAGAAATGAAGTTAGAATTGACAAGACTTTCTATAAAGAAAAACTTAGGTATTCGCGAAGCGGCTAACAAGCTTCCCATAGTTAGAAAAAACATAGCTAGGATCAAGACTGTAATAGGCGAGAAGAGGACAAGAGAGAAGTGA
- the rplV gene encoding 50S ribosomal protein L22 translates to MHFIAVLRSTKGSPQKARLVIDQVRGRNVTEALALLNLSRKRVASVLKKVLWSAISNAEYLSEKNNLKLNIEQLFIKECHVNTGLTKHRRRIRPAPMGRAYREQRRLFTVKFVLSDGNEE, encoded by the coding sequence ATGCATTTTATAGCAGTTCTTCGTTCTACAAAGGGATCGCCCCAGAAAGCAAGGCTGGTTATTGACCAAGTACGTGGCCGCAACGTGACTGAGGCCTTAGCATTACTTAACCTGAGTAGAAAGAGAGTAGCCTCGGTGCTAAAGAAAGTTTTGTGGTCAGCTATATCTAATGCTGAATATCTATCTGAGAAAAACAATCTAAAACTGAATATAGAGCAACTTTTTATCAAAGAGTGCCACGTAAACACCGGGCTGACAAAGCATCGACGTCGTATTCGGCCAGCTCCAATGGGAAGAGCTTATAGAGAGCAGCGTCGGCTCTTTACTGTAAAGTTTGTACTCTCTGATGGCAATGAAGAGTAG
- the rpsC gene encoding 30S ribosomal protein S3 has product MGQKVHPYGFRLGIVRPWRSTWYSGKDTEFARLVAEDFFLRKELKQRFAGAGVASIDIERAVNKLKIVVHTSRPGVIIGRKGAEIDKLKLEIQQKTGRDVSIYIQEIQKPELNAQLQAEQIALQIEKRIAFRRAMRKVTESSRRFGAQGVRVIVSGRLNGAEIARSEQYLEGRMPLHTLRADIDYGFAEAHTTYGVIGIKVWIYKGEIYSVRRTLGQSDSRRATSVK; this is encoded by the coding sequence ATGGGGCAAAAAGTTCATCCTTATGGCTTTCGGCTAGGAATTGTGAGACCTTGGCGCTCAACTTGGTACTCAGGAAAAGATACAGAGTTTGCAAGGCTTGTGGCAGAGGATTTCTTTTTGCGCAAGGAATTAAAGCAACGTTTTGCTGGTGCCGGAGTAGCTTCGATTGATATAGAGCGTGCTGTCAACAAGTTGAAAATTGTCGTCCATACTTCTCGTCCAGGTGTTATCATTGGCAGAAAGGGTGCTGAGATAGACAAATTGAAGCTTGAGATACAGCAGAAAACAGGTCGGGATGTGAGCATATACATACAAGAGATACAGAAGCCAGAGTTAAATGCCCAACTGCAAGCAGAGCAAATTGCTTTACAGATAGAAAAACGCATCGCTTTCAGGCGGGCAATGCGAAAAGTGACTGAGAGTTCACGTCGTTTTGGTGCACAAGGGGTTAGGGTAATAGTATCAGGACGGCTCAACGGTGCAGAAATTGCAAGAAGCGAACAGTATCTTGAAGGCAGAATGCCACTTCACACGTTGAGGGCTGATATTGACTATGGTTTTGCAGAAGCACACACAACGTATGGAGTTATCGGAATAAAGGTCTGGATATACAAAGGCGAAATATATTCTGTGAGACGCACGCTTGGTCAAAGTGACTCCCGCAGAGCAACCTCGGTAAAATGA